A window of the Pseudodesulfovibrio sp. JC047 genome harbors these coding sequences:
- the coaE gene encoding dephospho-CoA kinase (Dephospho-CoA kinase (CoaE) performs the final step in coenzyme A biosynthesis.), producing MRLDKFWGRELADEGVSRGRVKSWIESGMAVVDGQDVRKGKYKLLGGERVAIGAEALSIGETAPKPVTGHIPVLFEDEHMLVVEKRAGVTTHPAPAEPGPTFVNYLLHQWPDIAGHVSGMDEQRPGIVHRLDKDTSGIMAVARTEAARLKLAADFADRKVHKVYLAIVHGCPPQSHGHIDAPMGRHPSQKTRMAVVDKGGREARSEYRVLWTGPRGLASLVAVRIHTGRTHQIRVHMAHIGHPLVGDGVYGSRENAEWSRRTDSLATLAPRQMLHAFFLSVTHPVTGEKLVRWQAPPEDFQNLLAGLRRECVRVGIVGMPGCGKSTVLKVLRERQLPCFSADACVAALYGPDGDGASMIRQRFGGLYSHEDGSVDKPALFQAMQTSETTRREIMDMIHPMVRHACDEFFVANRDAVAAYAEIPLLLESGWHKDNRIDMVVGVSCPQEKRTGELRRKRHLSVDTMALFDAWQWPEKEKLAACEVVLRNDGGLADLAAEADRLQSVVQDTARARDEDVAVWMDAIWPDLAEKFQIEEIDA from the coding sequence ATGCGTCTGGATAAATTCTGGGGGCGCGAGCTGGCTGACGAAGGGGTTTCACGTGGTCGGGTCAAATCCTGGATTGAATCCGGTATGGCCGTGGTCGATGGACAGGATGTGCGCAAAGGCAAGTATAAACTTTTGGGCGGCGAGCGGGTTGCTATCGGGGCAGAAGCGTTGTCCATCGGCGAGACAGCACCCAAGCCGGTCACCGGGCATATCCCCGTGCTGTTTGAAGACGAGCATATGCTGGTGGTTGAAAAACGTGCTGGTGTGACCACGCATCCGGCCCCTGCCGAACCCGGACCGACATTCGTCAATTATTTGCTGCATCAGTGGCCGGATATTGCGGGTCACGTCTCGGGCATGGATGAGCAACGGCCTGGTATCGTCCATCGGTTGGATAAGGACACGTCCGGTATCATGGCCGTTGCCCGGACCGAGGCCGCTCGGTTGAAGCTGGCGGCTGATTTTGCTGATCGCAAGGTTCACAAGGTGTACCTCGCCATTGTTCACGGGTGTCCGCCACAATCCCACGGCCATATTGATGCGCCCATGGGACGGCATCCCAGCCAGAAAACGCGGATGGCGGTTGTTGACAAGGGCGGTCGCGAGGCTCGGAGTGAATACCGTGTCCTCTGGACCGGACCGCGTGGGCTGGCATCGCTGGTCGCTGTCCGTATCCATACGGGGCGGACGCATCAGATTCGGGTTCACATGGCTCATATCGGACATCCGCTCGTAGGGGATGGGGTCTATGGTTCGCGTGAGAATGCCGAGTGGTCGAGACGAACCGATTCTTTGGCGACATTGGCTCCACGACAGATGCTTCACGCATTTTTCTTGTCCGTGACCCATCCTGTGACCGGCGAGAAGTTGGTGCGTTGGCAGGCTCCGCCAGAAGATTTTCAAAATCTGCTGGCCGGACTGCGGCGAGAATGCGTGCGAGTGGGAATCGTGGGAATGCCCGGTTGTGGCAAATCCACGGTGTTGAAGGTCTTGCGGGAACGCCAGCTTCCCTGTTTCAGTGCGGATGCCTGTGTGGCCGCGTTGTATGGCCCTGACGGCGACGGCGCGTCAATGATTCGGCAGCGGTTTGGCGGTCTGTATTCTCATGAAGACGGAAGTGTGGACAAACCTGCCTTGTTTCAGGCCATGCAGACATCGGAAACAACCCGTCGCGAAATTATGGATATGATTCATCCCATGGTTCGTCATGCGTGCGACGAATTCTTTGTTGCGAATCGTGACGCTGTGGCCGCGTATGCCGAGATTCCGCTTTTGCTCGAATCGGGCTGGCATAAAGATAATCGGATTGATATGGTGGTTGGGGTGTCCTGTCCGCAGGAAAAACGGACCGGCGAATTGCGGCGCAAGCGGCATTTGTCTGTTGACACCATGGCTCTATTCGATGCCTGGCAATGGCCGGAAAAGGAAAAACTTGCTGCCTGCGAAGTGGTGTTGCGCAATGACGGCGGACTGGCAGACCTTGCCGCCGAAGCTGATCGGTTGCAATCGGTTGTTCAGGACACAGCCCGGGCGCGTGATGAGGACGTGGCAGTGTGGATGGACGCTATCTGGCCGGATTTGGCCGAGAAATTTCAGATTGAGGAGATCGATGCATGA
- a CDS encoding DnaJ C-terminal domain-containing protein: MEYKDYYKLLGVSRSASRDEISKGFKKLARKYHPDLNPNDSGAETKFKEINEAYEVLKDEKKRKLYDQFGSDWEHGQNFQPPPGYENMQYGGGGFGGGGAGFSDFFETIFGGGGAPGGGGFHQGGFRQGGFHQGGFGGGGYQQRPRRGSDSEASYEMTLEEAYRGGKKSITVQEQTSGPEGIPRMTTKTLEITVPAGIKDGQKIRLAGQGNPGMGGGPKGDLYLKIRLMQHHMFKVSDTDIILDLPLSPWEAALGANVRVPTLDGAVEMKIPPGIGSGKKLRIKGRGLGSGAKKGDQFVRIMIQVPERLSGKERDLFEQLQEVSEFTPRKF, from the coding sequence ATGGAATATAAAGATTATTATAAACTTCTTGGAGTTTCCCGCTCCGCCTCAAGGGATGAGATCAGTAAAGGGTTCAAGAAATTGGCCCGCAAATATCATCCTGACTTGAATCCGAATGACAGTGGGGCTGAAACGAAATTCAAGGAAATCAATGAAGCGTATGAAGTCCTCAAGGACGAAAAAAAGCGCAAATTGTACGATCAGTTCGGTTCTGATTGGGAACATGGTCAGAATTTTCAGCCGCCGCCGGGATACGAGAATATGCAGTATGGCGGTGGTGGCTTTGGTGGCGGCGGTGCTGGCTTTTCCGATTTCTTTGAAACTATTTTCGGTGGCGGCGGTGCCCCGGGTGGTGGCGGTTTCCATCAGGGTGGTTTTCGTCAGGGCGGATTCCATCAGGGCGGTTTTGGTGGCGGGGGCTATCAGCAGCGTCCTCGGCGCGGGTCTGATTCCGAGGCTTCATATGAGATGACGCTGGAAGAGGCGTATCGGGGTGGCAAGAAGTCCATCACGGTTCAGGAACAGACGTCCGGTCCGGAAGGCATCCCTCGCATGACCACCAAAACATTGGAGATCACTGTTCCGGCAGGGATTAAGGATGGTCAGAAAATCCGGCTGGCCGGACAGGGAAATCCCGGTATGGGCGGTGGTCCAAAAGGGGACTTGTATCTCAAGATTCGGCTGATGCAGCATCACATGTTCAAGGTCTCCGATACCGATATTATTCTTGATCTGCCCCTGTCTCCCTGGGAGGCTGCGCTGGGAGCGAATGTGCGTGTTCCCACTTTGGACGGTGCTGTGGAGATGAAGATCCCTCCGGGCATTGGGTCCGGGAAAAAATTGCGTATCAAGGGCAGAGGCCTTGGGTCTGGTGCGAAAAAAGGTGATCAGTTCGTGCGTATCATGATTCAGGTCCCGGAACGGCTGTCCGGCAAGGAGCGTGATTTGTTCGAGCAATTGCAGGAAGTCTCGGAGTTTACGCCGAGAAAATTTTGA
- a CDS encoding rhomboid family intramembrane serine protease: MIPIRDNVPRVSTPYGVGLLIVINAVIFFYTLTLNPGDLALLYHVAGVVPARFFAPDWAAWAGYPESFGWPFIAYMFLHGGWLHVIMNMWMLWLFGDNIEDVTGHGRFVVFYLLCGLAAVVLHMMFESESVIPIVGASGAVAGVMGAYVALYPHGRVTVLVPIIIIPLFFQVPSFVFLGIWFLSQLASGLSSSVQQGAHGVAWWAHVGGFIAGALLIRWFKRPGSCTYCYNRNTRNYDPERPDTFI, encoded by the coding sequence ATGATTCCCATTCGTGACAATGTGCCGCGAGTCTCGACCCCGTATGGGGTGGGCCTGCTCATTGTCATCAATGCGGTGATCTTTTTTTATACGTTGACCTTGAATCCCGGAGACCTTGCGCTGCTCTATCATGTGGCTGGAGTGGTTCCGGCCCGGTTCTTTGCCCCGGACTGGGCGGCCTGGGCCGGATACCCCGAGTCTTTTGGATGGCCGTTTATTGCCTACATGTTTTTGCATGGCGGCTGGCTGCACGTCATCATGAACATGTGGATGCTGTGGCTGTTTGGTGACAACATCGAAGATGTGACCGGCCATGGTCGGTTTGTAGTTTTTTATCTGCTTTGCGGTTTGGCCGCAGTGGTGTTGCACATGATGTTCGAGTCGGAATCGGTGATTCCCATTGTGGGGGCATCCGGGGCCGTGGCCGGTGTGATGGGGGCGTATGTTGCCTTGTATCCACATGGGCGCGTCACCGTCCTGGTGCCCATTATTATCATACCACTCTTTTTTCAGGTGCCATCCTTTGTTTTTCTTGGCATCTGGTTTCTTTCCCAGTTGGCGTCCGGGCTTTCTTCTTCCGTTCAACAGGGGGCGCATGGTGTGGCGTGGTGGGCGCATGTAGGCGGTTTTATCGCCGGAGCCTTGCTGATTCGCTGGTTTAAACGGCCTGGAAGTTGTACGTATTGTTATAATCGGAATACTCGGAATTACGACCCGGAAAGACCGGACACCTTTATATAG
- a CDS encoding chaperone modulator CbpM, which translates to MTTRKLQEMLLQQPGLNLPEPSEYVAWAQLVQLTSIEPAEVAELVDLGWISPKKTSAEEYLFRLRDVYRIHKLMRLVKDLDVSFNSGSIIVDLLEKVEELEKEVVELKRLV; encoded by the coding sequence ATGACCACACGGAAATTGCAGGAAATGTTGTTGCAACAGCCCGGGCTGAATCTGCCCGAGCCAAGTGAATATGTGGCATGGGCGCAATTGGTCCAATTGACCAGTATTGAACCCGCCGAGGTGGCCGAATTGGTCGATCTTGGTTGGATCAGTCCGAAAAAAACGAGTGCGGAGGAGTACCTGTTCCGGTTGCGGGACGTGTACCGCATTCACAAACTCATGCGTCTGGTCAAAGATCTGGACGTGTCCTTCAACTCCGGGTCCATCATTGTGGACCTGTTGGAGAAGGTCGAAGAATTGGAAAAAGAAGTCGTGGAGTTGAAGAGGCTGGTATAG